The nucleotide window AGGCATCCCACTGTAATGATAGGATTGCTGATCCTATAAGTAAAATTTGTAAGTACAGTTGTAGGTATTGCTCATGCTATAATTTCAAAGACAAACATGGTGATTTCCAAAGAGCACATGTTCGATGAAGGTTCggggaataaaagaaacaatgagCACGGGGTCTAAtttattgatgtttatttttaatatatccatAAACAAATTAAGCATATTAAAGTGTATATAATTTAAttgtataaaacaaaatgtaaaaggtAAAAGAGAGCCACAGATTGGCAATCTttaatttgttctctattttttgaaCCCAACCACCTTAAAGCTGATCACTCTCACATTTCCAGTAAATGCCTATAGCAATTCCATGTTATGTTATTCTAGATGACAAAATAAGATGGTTTCACAATTAGTTTCACAAAATAACAAAGCTCGTATAATTAAACCTCATTATAACATTAAATGTGTGACCAATGTCATCCACAAACGGGTAGATTTTTAAGCtaattaaatctaaattaaattaaatctacaTTAAAGACACAATATTTGAACAAATACATcatgttaaaaaagaataaattttcaaGTTACACAATAATGTAGGAACACATAGGCATATCTACCATATTCCTTTCAGCCCCAACCCAGACCTAAATTCTATGAACACTAACTGCCCTTTCTCAAACACAAAGTGAAAAACCTGCTCCGGGCTTCTCTAGGAGCAAGAGAAATGGCTGGACTTGGCCCTAGAACACGCATTGGCCCCAAAAGTAGAAGTGGACCAGGCGGAAATTCTGGCGCGGGCCCTCTCTTCTTCATCTTGCAAAGCCTCCTCATACGGAGACGGGAAAGAGCTCGGGTCAGTCCCATGAACCTTGGCCAGAAACTCCAGGACTTTCATCTTGGTGGTTTCAGCATGGGCTCTCGGGCCCCACAGGAATTCAAACTGTGCCGGATCACTGTCGGCCACCTGCCGGTACTCCAGGTACTTTTCCCTCACGAAATCTTTGGTGATGAGCTCCCTGGGCTCCCCAAAGATGGCGTGCTTCTGCCCGGCATATATCCCCGTCAAATTCAGAACTTCCCAGACTTCCTCTTCGGTGGCACTGTTGCCCTTCATGAAGATCACACCCAGGATAAAGATCAGGATGCCGGTCTTGGGCATGCCCTCTTCACCATCCAGCACCCCATCATAGGTGAGGCCCAATTTGATGAAGAGGCCATAGCAGTGGTTGGTGGGATCCACGCTCTTCACATCAAGGCCAAAGACCATCTCCATGTGCTCACAGGCTCTCAGGAAGATCTCGGTGAAGTGGTCTTCATACTCTTTGGTGACGACCTTCATATCTGCCTCTGTCACGGGCTCTTTCATGTGATACTTGAAGAGCATGAAATTGACCAACGAAATCACTTTCTCATCTAGAGCACGTATAGGCACATTCTTGGGGGTGGACCCAGCCCATGAGGTGCCAACCTCTTCTTCTTGGCCACTGGCGCCCTCATTCAATTCACTTGATGAGGTGGCTGTCATGGCGATGGAAGATGAGCAGAAACTCTGATGACTCTCAGGGGTACTGGGTTTACCAGCATCAGGAGCCTCCTTGGAATTGCCAGGTATCAGAGGATAAGAGGAGAGATGGGTCTCTTGCAGAGCTTTGGAGACCTGGTCAACCTCCATATCTTGGATCTCACTGCAGGTCTGAAAGCACTGATCATATAAGCATTGTGGATTCTTTTGGTGCTGAGGCATGCTGACTTTTATGAGTAGCAACAGACAGGAGTGAGGAGAGGAGAGTGGGCAATGGGGAATCACGGCctaagaggaagaaggagacatgAGTGGCTTCGGCTGCTCAACCCCACTGGGGTGGCTCTGATAAAACGGCCTCCAGTGGACTTCTCCTGGGAACACTTTTCTAGGGCCTCACAGGTCTCCCAACCTCTTGGTTGCTATGCCCCTGAAGAACAATGAAGGAAGGAGTCTGAATGCTCCTGAGGAAGCAGCCAGCAAACCCAGGCTGAGAATTCTCAGAGACCGCAGAAAGCGGGGGGTGGTCGGGCTCTAGACAGCCATTTCTGTTCTGAGGAGGGTGGTCCCATCAGTCCTCCCTCAGGTGCATTGCCTTGGCTTTCGATAGGACCTGGCATACCTCCCCTATCTTAATATGGGATGGCCCCCGAAGACCAAAGTCACATCTCCTAAGACAACTGATGCAGGTACCTCTTGCAGAAGGCCTACCTGGGACTTCCCAAGGCTGACAGCGGGACCTAGACTGGGTGGAGGCTATCTATACTGCTGGTGGTGGTCCCCCCAGTTCTCACTTCATTGCCTTACTTTGAATCCAggcaggtcctgggatcccttCATTTGCTGACCTAACATTGTCCCTTCAGAACAAAGCCTCCACTTTCTGATTTCCAGAAGGTAATTAGGGCACATGTCTACTGACAGCCTCTCCCATAGCCTCTCAGTGCTGACAACAGCTCAGGGCAGGATTCCTCACTATCTGCACTCTCCTGGTGTCAGCGGACCCTCAGTATTCACTCTGGGTTCTTGACTTGGCAACTGGTGGGGTCTCAGGTCTGGCCCCTCTATGGGATGTCAACCCTTCTGTACGTAAGAATGCCTTATCCTCACGAGTTACCTGAGAAGGAAGTGAAGAAGGGCAgttcctttccccctcttttaaGGGTTTCCTGGGCTGACAGAAGGAGGTAGAAACTGTAAAGGTCCCTCTTTTCTGGGGTGGGTACATCTACCCGTGGGATCTCACTCAAGTTCCTACTGTGACCTGTGAGAGGATCTGGATCCCTTTCCTTGATGACCTCATACGATATAGGTACATACACCAAGGATCTCACCTGTCTCCAACCCCCCAAAGAAGGGGGATCTTCTCATGTAGTCTCTGTGCAGAGTTCTCTGGACTGAATAAGGTCCAGGGTCTCTTTGATGACCCTATGTTTTGGGGTGGATTCCTTTCAGTTCTGACTCTGTATGTCCACATGGACTCCAGTACCGCCTGGTCACCCTGTCCACTGCTGAATCTGACTATGTCCCAATCCCCTAGGTGCCCAGCGTAGGAAGTGAGCTAGGAAGACTCCTGACCGTCATTGTCTGGGACCTTTGCCCTTCAGACGTAACTCAATGACAACTGCCAGGGTCTAGGACTCCTCCTGACTGAACAAATGCTTTAACTTCCTGAGccccagaggaggaaaggaaaagtcccctctgcctgccatccctTCCCTGGGCCTCTCAGGGCTGACAACAGGGGAGGGGCTCTGTGCAGCCCCTCTGCCATCAATCAGTTGGTTGGTCCCAGCATCCTCACAAGTGCTAGTCTAATACTGGTTGGTGATGTGCCTGCTGCCATCTATTACCTGGTGTTCCACCTTCCAATCAAGGCCCCACGTGTCCGAGACACCCAGAAAGGAAGCGAGGCGACACCTCATCTGCCGGACACGGAGACCTGACCACAGGGGCTTAATGCTGTGCCACAACCTCTACCCGCGATCCGGGGAAGCATGAGCACTCACTCGGGGTCCTCGCCGGGACTCCTACCGGAGTCCCCCGCGGGGCCTGAGGCTCCTTCCTTTGCCCACAGGACACCGCCTGCCTCGGGCTAAGCTCTTGTCTGCCTCAGGCTAAGCTCTCACCTCCCTCAGACTCTGGAGGCTGAAGTCAGTCAGCGATACTTCCGCCGCCCCTGCCCGAAGCCTCCTGGGGCTCACAGACTGGCCGAGGCTCTCCGCGTCCACTACTGTCTGGGGTCGGTGGGCCCCTCAGGACTCACTCCGGGGGCTTTTTCTGGACTACCAAGAGGTCAAGGGACTCTTAGCCCCGCAACAGAAACGCTGTCACCTCGATCAGATCGCAAACAGGAAGTGTGTCGTAGGCCAGCCTGATAGGCGGGGCCGGGGTTACTGGAGTTGGATCGGGGCTCTCATCTAATGTGTCCCCTCATTTCTGTGATACGGGATCTCCTCAGCTCTCATTTGGAATCTTACTTGACTCCAAGCAGATCCTGGGAATCCTCCCTCTGCTGATGTGGTTCCACGCACTTCAGATCGAATCCCGTACAGCCCCAGATCGAATGCCGCACAGCCAGATGGTCTTGAAGAGGAAATCAGGGGCGTCACATCCGGTTACACCTGCCTGGAGTCTTCTGGGCCAATAGCGGGGGCAGGGCTGTGCGTGCCAGGCTTTCACGGTGGTGCTTGCTGCTGGTCCCTCGTTAGAGTCCTGCTGACTTCTTGTAGCCTTGGAATTAATCCCTCCCTTGATCCCGTGCCATGCCTCTCATGCCAATGTCCTCATGCCCCTGGAACCGTCAAGCGGAATCGAGGGGATGCTTCAGTTGGGGAGCCCTGCCTGGGTCAGCAGGGCTCAAAGTAGGCACCGGCCCATGTCTGTGTGACCCACCGCCGTTCTCTGGTTTTGGCTTCTTCTGTCCTCCTTCCTGGGAGTTCTCGTTTTGGCTCCTTTCTTGTGACTTAATGCTTTCTGGGAAATGCCGTATCTTGGCAAACTCTTGGTGACTTTACCTCCTGAAACCCTTGCCAAGTGTGGAATGGGTCACTTCCCAGCCTTAGTGTGAAATGAAGCTGGAACGCAAAACAGGCAGTGGCCGGGATCTCTGGTTATCAGACATGAAGGCTGGaatcaagatatatttatttcacagacagaaatcacaagtagtcagagaggcgggCGCGtggggtggagaagcaggctccctgctgagcagagagctggatgccgggcttgatcccaggaccctgggatcatgacctgagccaaacgcaagGGTCTAACCTGCTTAGCTACCCTGGCGCCCTTTGGAATCAATATACAGTAATTAAACCAGAAGCTACCTGATGAATAGGATGCACAGACATTTGGGGCACTCCCATCCTGCTGGGGTCCAATCTCCTCTGAGTTCTCCTGTTGGCTGAACTGAATCGTCATCCTGATGCCCATGAattgtgtttagtttttttttttaagattttatttatctatttatttgacagacggagatcagaagtaggcagagaagcaggcagagagagaggaggacgcagggtccctgctgagcagagagccccatgcagagctccatcccaggaccctgggatcatgacctgagccaaaggcagaggctttaacccactgagcgacccaggcaccccacgaatTGTGTTTAGTAAAGTGCAGAACAGACAAGACTGAAGAATGAATCTGAAGCCAAATAGGTTAAGGACTGGCATACCATGTCAACagatcaattttaaaaatgtatttcaattgATAGAGAAATGtgtttcataaaaataatcattattctTTCATGATGGAAGGTATGTTTTCAAAGTAGATAAAGGATATCTACCAAAAAATCCCCAGAGCAAAAATCATATCTCATGTGGAAAACTtgaaacctttttattttaagattgagaagaagagagaaatgccTGCTATCACCATGTTTAgtctatattttaataaagacacTAAAAAAGTAACGGGAAACAGTAGTAATCACAGAgatagaaaccagaaaataagaaacaatgtcagtataattaacatgaaTAAAGTGTATATGAGGAAAATATACTAATGTTAAActattaaatcaataaaaatgcctttaaataaaattactggcTATGAGATCAATATACAAAGAGACACTTTCTTTTTGGTAGCTACGTAGTATAATGAATTAAAGAATATCTTATAAATCATCATAATAAATACctgattcttaaaaatatacataataaaaatataagaactcTATGGAAAAATTATatagctattatttattgaaattgctaaagacttaaataaatggaaaaatatgctTTTACAGGGATGTTTCAATTACGTAAACATGTTAATTTTCCTCAAATTTAATCTATTAATGACCATAATCCCTCATCCTCAATAAAGCCACATAACTtttacttgtaaatatttatatacatgtgaATTCTGTGTGAATGCTGacaagataattctaaaatttattctttttaaggattttattcatttatttgagagagagagcatgagaggggagaaggtcagagggaaaagcagactgcaGGATGAGTGGGGagtaattctgaaatttaaattggCTTGCAAATGGCTATGAATAGCTAATATACTCTTGAAAAGAAAGATGTGATATTAAATACTGTAGTAATAAGAGTTTGTGGTATAGGTGTTGGCATAGACAAATAGACCAAAAGAGTGAATAGCATGTTCCAAAACAGATGCACTATATCTTGTGtcctggtgtattttttttttaaagattatttatttatttatttgacagagagagagatcacaagtagacagagaggcaagcagagagagagaggaggaagcaggctccccgccgagcagagagcccgatgcgggaccgatcccaggaccccgagatcacgacccgagccgaaggcagcggcccaacccaccgagccacccggCGCCCTTGTGTCCTGGTGTATTAAAGTTAGCTACTCAGAGAAGTAAGGGAAAgaatattgttgttgttgttttttaatttttattattttgttgttgttgttgtttttttaaagatttatttatttatttatttgacagagagagatcacaagcaggcagagaggcaggcagagagagaggaggaagcaggctccctgccgggcagagatcccgatgcggggctcaatcccaggaccctgagatcacgacccgagccgaaggcagcggctcaacccactgagccacccaggcgccccaagaatattgttttttttaataagaaatcaCACTGGTACATTTTGAtattcatattaaaaacaaatgtgactAAAATCCTCCCTTACACTTAATAGAAATTCTAGTTCTAAGCAgattaaaaactcattttaaaccttttTATTCTGACAGTTTTCATACTCACGTAAGCGAGGGGTATACCACATTAacatactaaatgaaaaaaatcattcctaaGTTGCtaaattgatttataaaaatcagtattCATTCATAATGAAAAGATGTCTTATCTCACTAGATAAAGGATACTAGAAAAACTCTACAGTAAACATTATACTTGCTGTCGATTCACTGAGAGCCTTTACTTTAAAACTGGGAAGGAGATGAAGATGCCAGCtatcaccatttctattcaatattTTAATGAAGATCCTATATAGGGAACTAATGGAAACAAATCAAAGAGATTTGgattggaaaataagaaacaaagctAGCTTATCATTAAGAGATGATAAGAacgtatatgaagaaaatctacTAATGATAAATTTTCCCATAAGTAAAGTTGTTTATAAAGGTTGGTGGGTATAATattaataggaaaaatatatttgtgtttgtggtaacaaaatgaatgaaaaaaattaaacaaaataggggtgcctggctggcttagtcatgagtcaagccccacattgggggtagagattatataaaaaaatttttaaaaataaaaaataaattatacaaagTACAATTTGTAGAGTACCATGACAAAATACCAGGTACCTGTAAGTAAATACAATTCTAAAAGTTTATctagtcagggaaaaaaaaatacactgatagtatttagagaaattaatgaagccctaactaaaaacaaaaatatgtttttagatAAAAGTTTCAATATTATGACCATACTAAGTCTCCTCAAATTTAATCTCCAGATGACTGTCATCCTTTTCCTacaaataaaaccccaaatgTTTGTGTGTAAATGTCTGTGTCCATGTGTATGTGTCTTTGAAACTTGACAAgctgattataaaatttaaatggattcacagggacacctgggtggctctgttggttaagcatcggccttcagctcgggtcatgatcccagatcaggtcccgctgggctccctgctcagtagggagcctgcttctccctctgtctgccactccccctgcctgttctctctctctctgacaaataaataaaaactttaaaaataaataaataatttgattcaCAAGTGGCCCAGAATACCTCAtatcttcttgaaaaataaaaataaaatacaccttAATTTACTAACTATTAAGAATTACTAAAAGTCTTTAATAATCAACAGCTTGTGGCATAAGTACAGGCATAGGCAAATAGATCAGTGTAACTAAACAGTATCCTCTGACAGACCTACTTATGCACTGTTGCTTAATTTATTAAAAGTGTGccattgcaggggtgcctgggtggctcagtccttacgaggctgctttctgctcaggtcatggtcccagggtcctaggatcaagccccgcatcgggcttcctgctccacgggaagcctgcttctccctctcccactccccctgcttgtgttccctctctcactgtgtctgtctctgtcaaataaataaaatcttaaaaaaaaaaaagtctgctatTGCAGAAAAGTGGGGAAagagtagtattttttttttaagattttatttatttatttgacagagagagagagagaggaagagcacaagcaggcagagcggcaggcagaggcagagagagaagcaggctccccactgagcaagagcccggtgcggaacttgatcccaggaccctgggatcaggacctgaaccgaaggcagcggcttaaccaactgagccacccaggcgcccaagagtagtatttttatgaagaaatgaCAGTGCAACAGTTGGTTGTAGAAGAATTCAGACCAGAGATAGAGTTCTACCTTTGTCCTACTCTAGCCCTGAACTTGGGCACATAACCAGACTTTCTAATCCTCAGGCTCTTCATCTGTTAAATAGGTTTGAGAAGTGCTGTCCTCTAAGACTGTCAGAATGCATGCAACATACACAAAGAACCTATTATTCTGCCTGgcggattttattttattttattttttttttaatttatttatttgagagagagagagagagagatcacaagtaggcagggaggcaggcagagagagggggaagcaggctccctgctgagcagagagcccgattcgggactcgatcccaggaccctgagaccatgacccgggccgaaggcagaggcttaagccactgagccacccactgccTGGCGGATTTTAGATCATTAATGAATAGTTGATGGACGCATGAAGTGCTATGGGACATGGAATtacaaatctaataaaaaaagCTGCTTTGTAGGTAAAACTCCACCAATTTTCCCCATTTGAGGATAGACTGAGTGTTGGGGAGTCTAAATGGGTGCAACtccaaactcttaaaatttttgtgaagggctgtcttctctgtccctcccagctGCCTTTCCATCAAAACCATccctattttcattcattctactGCAAGCAGAACTCTATCTCTCCTATGTAGATTTACAAAATTACATTTAAGATCACTTCATTCAAATGCTCTTTTTAATGGAGCAGGCTCTGCTCTCTCAGTGCAGGACAAAGAGTGCCTGCCCCATGTCTCCTTCACATCCTGCCTCAATGGAATATCGGACTTATTTCTCAGAACCTCTTGGGACACATTACTCCTAAAACACCCAGTTTGTGTACTGAGCTCAACTGCTTGGGAAAGAGTGTCCAATTCCTTCCAATACTGCTGCAGGGGGAGATTCTCTCTGGTTTATCTAAGATACCAAAGTAATTATTGTGACCAGTTTTTCATTCCACGTCTAGTCTCTCAACTCTAAGATACATTATCCGAGTGTTTGGCCTTTGTTTACCACTCTGAGAACTTTATCTGGCCCACCACCCCATTTAACTTAAAATTACCTCCCACTGAAGAAGTGGCAGTTTCCAAAACCTCAAACTTCCTTGTTTCATGACATTTACACTCGACAATTCTGAAACCCATCCTCATCCCCCCCACCGCCAGAAAAACATAACGATCTTAATATGTATGCTCACACAGAAGAGCTTcaaaaacataatataaaatctgAGAGAATTGAATGGATTTACAGACAAATCCATGCTTATAGTTGGAGATTTAAACGCCTCTCTCCAAGGGATCAGCAATAGTAATAGAAAGGAACTCATCAAGGATTTAGAGGTTATAAATACAGGATAAAGGTACAGAACTGAACAGTAGCACAATCCAACAGGATACAACTGATGTTTATCGAACACAACCCAACACAATAGAACACATGTTGTTTTCAAGCACACACAGAATATTCAATAAGTTAG belongs to Lutra lutra chromosome X, mLutLut1.2, whole genome shotgun sequence and includes:
- the MAGEB16 gene encoding melanoma-associated antigen B16; the encoded protein is MPQHQKNPQCLYDQCFQTCSEIQDMEVDQVSKALQETHLSSYPLIPGNSKEAPDAGKPSTPESHQSFCSSSIAMTATSSSELNEGASGQEEEVGTSWAGSTPKNVPIRALDEKVISLVNFMLFKYHMKEPVTEADMKVVTKEYEDHFTEIFLRACEHMEMVFGLDVKSVDPTNHCYGLFIKLGLTYDGVLDGEEGMPKTGILIFILGVIFMKGNSATEEEVWEVLNLTGIYAGQKHAIFGEPRELITKDFVREKYLEYRQVADSDPAQFEFLWGPRAHAETTKMKVLEFLAKVHGTDPSSFPSPYEEALQDEEERARARISAWSTSTFGANACSRAKSSHFSCS